Proteins encoded within one genomic window of Flavobacterium gilvum:
- a CDS encoding LUD domain-containing protein, producing the protein MNLFKKLFGTNDPSSDEARDGRSNKPNSDINSPLDEQFVYNFKKNGGKFLYCENANEVKEQFENILEENDWFECEALCYEPKLIYLLEENKLTYGQNINPKFLLSSCENLVAEEGSILFSSNQIKQKKPNDLPANIIILAKTSQIVEGKSDGLSAIRKKYLTEYPTNITTIKYFEKAKEEDFTQYGSSAKNLYLLLLEDL; encoded by the coding sequence TTTTTAAAAAATTATTTGGTACCAATGACCCTTCTTCAGATGAAGCAAGGGACGGTCGTTCTAACAAACCAAATTCAGATATTAATTCCCCTTTGGACGAACAATTTGTCTACAATTTTAAAAAAAACGGGGGTAAATTTTTATACTGTGAAAACGCCAATGAAGTAAAGGAACAATTTGAAAACATACTTGAAGAAAACGATTGGTTTGAATGTGAAGCTTTATGTTATGAACCTAAACTAATCTATTTACTGGAAGAAAACAAACTAACTTACGGTCAAAATATAAATCCTAAATTTTTATTGTCAAGTTGCGAAAATCTAGTTGCCGAAGAAGGTTCCATTTTATTTTCTTCAAATCAGATTAAACAAAAAAAACCAAATGATTTGCCTGCGAATATCATTATCCTTGCCAAAACAAGTCAAATTGTTGAAGGAAAAAGCGATGGCCTTAGCGCAATAAGAAAAAAATACCTGACCGAATACCCCACCAATATCACAACAATAAAATATTTTGAAAAAGCAAAAGAGGAAGATTTCACCCAGTACGGAAGTTCTGCCAAGAATTTATATTTATTGCTTTTAGAAGATCTTTAA